The genomic stretch AATCTTGTCCTGTAGACCCTTCTGGATGACAACGCAGTTCATTCGCTGGGCAATCTCATACCCTTGTAAGTTCTCATCGTTATTGGCAGCTTCCGGTGCCTCCGCTGTCGATTCGTTAGTCACCACAGCGTCGTACAGTCTCTTGAACTCGACTACGTTTGGCGTCAAAATAATACGACCCTGGGGGAACTTCGCAAGCGTTTCCCTGACCTCTTTGTCCTGACTGACCAAGTATAACGCATCCGCATCAATCACAATGGGGATCTCGCCTCCGTGCTCCGTCAGCAAGTGACCAATGATTCTCTTCACAGCGTCTAGCATGCTCGCGTCTCTACCTAGACCGGGACCAATCACCACAACATGGATCCTTGATAACAGACTCTTGATCTTCCCCATTTCACTTCCCTGCCCGTCCGCTTTCAGGTACGGATGCACCATCAGATTAGGGGAGTACGATTTGATAACCGTAGCCGCGTTTTGCTCACACACAACATGTGTCAAATCGCAGCCGACCAGTGCAGTAGCGTTTGCGCTGAAGTAGGGCGCACCGGTGTAATCCTCGCACCCTCCTATGATACACACCCTGCCACCAGATTGGCCCTTGTGGAACTTGGGCAACAGTGGGGGGATGCATTTTTGCTTGATCAATTTGACCAGTTCTCTA from Huiozyma naganishii CBS 8797 chromosome 6, complete genome encodes the following:
- the NNR2 gene encoding NADHX dehydratase (similar to Saccharomyces cerevisiae YKL151C; ancestral locus Anc_5.256): MCMLSKLSNRELVKLIKQKCIPPLLPKFHKGQSGGRVCIIGGCEDYTGAPYFSANATALVGCDLTHVVCEQNAATVIKSYSPNLMVHPYLKADGQGSEMGKIKSLLSRIHVVVIGPGLGRDASMLDAVKRIIGHLLTEHGGEIPIVIDADALYLVSQDKEVRETLAKFPQGRIILTPNVVEFKRLYDAVVTNESTAEAPEAANNDENLQGYEIAQRMNCVVIQKGLQDKIFSPAGKNELLVNEQTGSNKRVGGQGDTLTGTIACMLSFSRAMFDFKLCGDPSAGEGPHLRWVDYAMLSCYAGCSITRECAHQAFKATGRAMQTTDLNDRVGQVYHKLFE